The following proteins are co-located in the Halostella salina genome:
- a CDS encoding RNA-guided endonuclease InsQ/TnpB family protein, producing MADDYLRRTAITRLEVTDEQCDLLEETISEWKRGCQLATDMAWGTCNAKSDIQPLAYDDVRKHTDLGSQHAILATHQAAQAITGCLERRSKGKTVSKPTFTAPTVKYDTRTMTLFDDDTVSLSTTESRVRCDLALPDADDGYQRQYLDSDEWSVTESTLTARDGEYFLHIGFRRPKNDTERNTAEDGTVLGVDLGIENLAVTSTAYFFSGRELAHDLREFEKVRAGLQQTGTRSAHRTLERSSGRELRYVRDVLHQASNAIVDEALRYDCDIIAFEDLTDIRDRTGASWGHKWAFRTLYEQVAYKAEAEGISVKQVGSAYTSQRCAECGFTADENRPTRTDFRCVKCEAEANADYNAAKNIGMRYVRRGQQSSRRTGDSQLALKSGTVTPSDGFTAHPEGFEAEFMDKPRPQRARQRE from the coding sequence GTGGCAGACGACTACCTGCGTCGGACGGCGATCACTCGTCTCGAAGTTACGGACGAGCAATGCGACCTCCTCGAAGAGACCATCTCCGAGTGGAAGCGTGGTTGCCAACTCGCAACCGACATGGCATGGGGCACGTGCAACGCCAAAAGCGACATCCAGCCCCTCGCCTACGACGACGTGCGCAAACACACCGACCTCGGGAGTCAGCACGCGATTCTCGCCACCCACCAAGCCGCCCAAGCCATCACCGGCTGTCTCGAACGCCGGTCAAAAGGCAAGACGGTGAGCAAGCCCACCTTCACCGCACCGACCGTGAAATACGATACGCGGACCATGACGCTGTTCGACGACGACACAGTGTCCCTCTCCACCACGGAAAGTCGCGTCCGATGTGACCTTGCGCTGCCCGACGCCGACGATGGCTACCAACGACAGTATCTTGACTCCGACGAGTGGAGCGTCACGGAAAGTACGCTCACCGCCCGTGACGGCGAGTACTTCCTGCACATCGGCTTTCGCCGACCCAAGAACGACACCGAGCGGAACACCGCCGAGGACGGAACGGTCCTCGGGGTTGACCTCGGTATCGAAAACCTCGCCGTCACCAGCACGGCGTACTTCTTCAGCGGGCGAGAGCTAGCTCATGACCTCCGCGAGTTTGAGAAGGTGCGTGCCGGACTTCAACAGACCGGGACGCGAAGCGCCCACCGGACGCTCGAACGGTCGAGTGGCCGTGAACTTCGCTACGTTCGGGACGTACTCCACCAAGCGTCCAACGCTATCGTAGACGAAGCACTCCGATACGACTGTGACATAATTGCGTTCGAGGACTTGACGGACATCCGCGACCGAACGGGTGCATCGTGGGGGCACAAGTGGGCGTTCCGAACGCTCTACGAGCAAGTAGCGTACAAAGCCGAGGCAGAGGGTATCTCGGTGAAGCAAGTCGGTTCGGCGTACACGTCTCAGCGGTGCGCCGAGTGTGGGTTCACGGCGGATGAGAATCGCCCGACTCGAACCGACTTCCGGTGCGTGAAGTGCGAGGCGGAAGCGAACGCGGACTACAACGCGGCGAAGAACATCGGGATGCGGTACGTCCGTCGAGGCCAACAGTCGTCTCGGCGGACGGGCGACAGTCAACTTGCCCTGAAGTCTGGAACAGTGACGCCGAGCGACGGATTCACCGCCCACCCGGAAGGGTTCGAGGCCGAGTTCATGGACAAGCCCCGTCCTCAACGAGCGCGCCAGCGCGAGTAG
- a CDS encoding HAD family hydrolase, with amino-acid sequence MHLVLDYGGVIVEHGDEREQAHVLGVDPETDPYPGWIAYFAFRNGFVQTTAGYVDLLSTLTGASPEACREYVETTWIDPAFPEEHVDVLRELANDHTLVLFSNMARPWIETVLSEHGVLDCFDDLVVSSDLQRPKPHPKGYFECLPENDESVVMVSDEYNEDLMMAEAVGMSSVWVEHDDETPYRDPDARISTFGELPGVLSTNGPLHGR; translated from the coding sequence ATGCACCTCGTCCTCGATTACGGCGGCGTCATCGTCGAGCACGGCGACGAACGCGAACAGGCTCACGTGCTGGGCGTTGACCCGGAAACCGATCCCTATCCCGGCTGGATCGCCTACTTCGCGTTTCGTAACGGCTTCGTTCAGACCACGGCCGGGTACGTCGATCTCCTGTCGACGCTCACCGGGGCATCTCCCGAGGCGTGTCGTGAGTACGTCGAAACGACGTGGATCGATCCCGCGTTTCCCGAGGAACACGTCGACGTACTCCGGGAACTCGCAAACGACCACACGCTCGTTCTCTTCAGCAACATGGCGCGGCCGTGGATCGAGACAGTGCTCTCGGAACACGGTGTGCTCGACTGCTTCGACGACCTGGTCGTCTCCTCGGACCTGCAACGGCCCAAACCGCACCCGAAGGGGTATTTCGAGTGCCTGCCCGAGAACGACGAGTCGGTCGTCATGGTCAGCGACGAGTACAACGAGGACCTCATGATGGCCGAAGCGGTCGGGATGTCCTCAGTGTGGGTCGAACACGACGACGAGACGCCGTACCGTGACCCCGACGCCCGGATTTCGACGTTCGGTGAGCTTCCAGGCGTACTTTCCACGAACGGACCGCTGCACGGGCGATAG
- a CDS encoding nucleotidyltransferase domain-containing protein translates to MAKRDIKVCIDAYPGSDTDIFRIGAADEILRLLADAHRTEFTIPELVDATGVTRSTVWRAVDLLDSIGAVQVRETPQRNHVSIDPDRLRKDDPVLAIEQTEFHAPIRAFVNCVETAVTETDDIDALLGIVVFGSVARGEADRQSDIDLFVVVEGDRTSARRVVTDVVAELRERRFDGDRFEFEPYVESAGSARRAGGKLREIFSEGITITGSEQLQSLRKEVFVDE, encoded by the coding sequence ATGGCGAAACGGGATATAAAAGTCTGCATCGACGCGTATCCGGGTTCGGACACCGATATCTTTCGCATCGGGGCTGCAGACGAGATCCTCCGGCTTCTGGCTGACGCACACCGGACGGAGTTCACGATACCTGAACTCGTCGACGCCACCGGCGTCACCCGGTCGACGGTCTGGCGGGCCGTCGACCTGCTCGACAGTATCGGGGCCGTTCAGGTTCGCGAAACTCCACAACGAAACCACGTCTCCATCGATCCGGACCGACTCCGAAAAGACGACCCAGTCCTCGCCATCGAACAGACGGAGTTCCACGCACCGATCCGTGCTTTCGTGAATTGCGTCGAGACGGCGGTGACCGAAACCGACGACATCGATGCACTCCTCGGAATCGTCGTGTTCGGAAGCGTCGCCCGTGGTGAGGCTGACCGACAGAGCGACATCGATCTGTTCGTGGTTGTAGAGGGCGACCGGACGAGTGCCCGACGCGTCGTTACCGACGTCGTTGCCGAACTTCGGGAACGGCGGTTCGATGGCGACCGATTCGAATTCGAACCGTACGTCGAGTCCGCGGGGAGCGCACGCCGTGCCGGGGGAAAGCTCCGTGAAATCTTCTCCGAAGGGATCACGATAACTGGGAGCGAACAGCTCCAGTCGCTTCGAAAGGAGGTGTTCGTAGATGAGTAG
- a CDS encoding aminotransferase class III-fold pyridoxal phosphate-dependent enzyme: MDRDTAEPAADALPGPNAEKWVEFHGEHAAPSEYSHEFVWDVTREADGPFVTDVDGNVLLDFTCHIGAAPLGYNNEKVTEKLREFDLVEPMKIAGQDMYFGAGPDPEDAPFPGSSHLMEKLVDVSSQYGMDTVFLSNSGAEAVENAMKITHDYTPAAKYGLAFKDSFHGRTLGTLSLTKSKEVYTRHYPEISGIQTVPFCDDRGCSAETCDCGFFTGGGSQLRDMLAPRGHVNPEEVAFLVLEPVQGVGGYRFPSEAFMAEVADVCDAHDIPIVVDEIQSGVGRTGEIWASDHYPIEPDVIASAKALRVGATISKSELFPSEKNRLGSTFGGGDVLGSMMGAFTLEAIEEHGLLDNATERGRQAKEMLRDGAPECIVDVRGKGLMLAVEFDAPSRRDAVVKESLERGLLTLGCGKQTIRLLPPLDATHREIEMGVSIFLDAAAAAG; encoded by the coding sequence ATGGATAGGGACACGGCCGAGCCGGCCGCGGACGCGCTCCCCGGGCCGAACGCCGAGAAGTGGGTCGAGTTCCACGGCGAGCACGCCGCGCCCAGCGAGTACTCCCACGAGTTCGTCTGGGACGTGACGCGGGAGGCGGACGGCCCCTTCGTCACGGACGTCGACGGCAACGTCCTCCTCGATTTTACCTGTCACATCGGGGCCGCGCCGCTCGGCTACAACAACGAGAAGGTCACCGAGAAGCTCCGCGAGTTCGACCTCGTCGAGCCGATGAAGATCGCCGGGCAGGACATGTACTTCGGTGCGGGGCCGGACCCCGAGGACGCGCCGTTTCCCGGCTCCAGCCACCTGATGGAGAAGCTGGTCGACGTGTCGAGCCAGTACGGGATGGACACCGTGTTCCTCTCGAACTCCGGCGCGGAGGCGGTCGAGAACGCGATGAAGATCACGCACGACTACACGCCGGCAGCGAAGTACGGGCTCGCGTTCAAGGACAGCTTCCACGGCCGCACGCTCGGCACGCTGTCGCTGACGAAGTCCAAGGAGGTGTACACCCGTCACTACCCCGAGATCTCGGGCATCCAGACCGTCCCGTTCTGCGACGACCGCGGCTGCTCGGCCGAGACCTGCGACTGCGGCTTCTTCACCGGTGGCGGCTCCCAGCTCCGCGACATGCTCGCGCCGCGCGGGCACGTCAACCCCGAGGAGGTCGCGTTCCTGGTCCTCGAACCGGTCCAGGGCGTCGGCGGCTACCGCTTCCCCAGCGAGGCGTTCATGGCCGAGGTGGCGGACGTCTGCGACGCCCACGACATCCCGATCGTCGTCGACGAGATCCAGTCCGGCGTCGGCCGCACCGGCGAGATCTGGGCGTCGGACCACTACCCGATCGAGCCGGACGTGATCGCCAGCGCGAAGGCGCTCCGCGTCGGCGCGACGATATCGAAGTCGGAGCTATTCCCCTCGGAGAAGAACCGCCTCGGCTCGACGTTCGGCGGCGGCGACGTGCTCGGCTCGATGATGGGCGCGTTCACGCTGGAGGCCATCGAGGAACACGGCCTGCTCGACAACGCCACCGAGCGCGGCCGGCAGGCCAAGGAGATGCTCCGGGACGGCGCACCCGAGTGTATCGTCGACGTGCGCGGCAAGGGGCTGATGCTCGCCGTCGAGTTCGACGCGCCGAGCCGGCGCGACGCCGTCGTGAAGGAGTCGCTGGAGCGGGGCCTGCTCACGCTGGGCTGTGGCAAGCAGACTATCCGTCTGCTCCCGCCGCTGGACGCCACACACCGTGAGATAGAGATGGGCGTGAGTATCTTCCTCGACGCCGCAGCGGCGGCCGGGTAA